The genome window CTTCCCAGGGAACATGGCCTTCGTAAAACCCTAATAGCACCGAAATTGCAGCACATATGCACAGAATTATAATTGTAGGGTCTTTAAATTTTTCGAGAAATTGTTTCCATAATGGGTCTTTTTCTAAAGGTGTGATTTCATTTTTTCCATATTTGTTTCTATTATTAATTACAGATTCATCCGTTAAACCTTGATGTGGATCGGTATTAAACTCTTTTAAGAATTTTTCCGCACCCTTATATATTCTTGTTTTATTATCCATATCTACTCTCCATTGTCTATTATTGATATCTCATTACAATATCCTTAAGTCCAAGATCATTTGTACCTTCTCCAACCGCAGCGAATTTCCAGTCAGTGTTGTATCTGTAGATTTCACCAACTATCAAAGCTGTTTTTCCAGCATAATTTTCAGTTAAATTGTACTTTAGCATTTCCTGATTAGTCTGTGGGTTAACAATCCTGATAAATGCATTATTAACCATTCCAAAATCCTGTTTTCTTTTTGCACAATCATAAATATTTACTACAAAAACAAGCTTGTGAACATCAGCAGGAACTCTTGACAAATCAACATGCACCTGCTCATCGTCTCCGTCTCCTTCACCTGTAAGGTTGTCACCGGTGTGAATTACGCTTTGGCAAGGGCTTTTAAGATTTCCGAAGTATACAATATTCTCTTTGCGGGTAATTCTGTTATTGGCATCCAGCATCAAAACAGATGCATCACAGTCGAAATTAACATTGTTGAAAAGACCTTTAAGAAGTCCTGGCTTTACAGGGTCCCAACCCAGTCCTATCAGCAGTTTTGATATTGATGTTCCTTTTGTTAAATCAATTCTTTGTCCTTTTTGAAGATTAATACTCATAAATGCTCATCCTCCGTAATTTTCTTAATATTTTATCCAAAAAACCAATTCAAATACAATTATAGAACATAATTTATCGGCACATAAACTATTTGAAGAATATTTATTAAAATAATTCAAATAATTTATTACCATA of Pseudobacteroides sp. contains these proteins:
- a CDS encoding TerD family protein; translation: MSINLQKGQRIDLTKGTSISKLLIGLGWDPVKPGLLKGLFNNVNFDCDASVLMLDANNRITRKENIVYFGNLKSPCQSVIHTGDNLTGEGDGDDEQVHVDLSRVPADVHKLVFVVNIYDCAKRKQDFGMVNNAFIRIVNPQTNQEMLKYNLTENYAGKTALIVGEIYRYNTDWKFAAVGEGTNDLGLKDIVMRYQ